The genomic region CATCAATTTTGACAAAATTAGTTTTTTAGGCCTGTTTTGTCGTATTCAGAATAGGAAATAAATAACACCGCCCACCCCCTGTTATTTCCCACCAGGTAATCGCACCTCTTTTTTGCCTCAATTTTTACCCAAAACTTCCAAATAGGAAATATTCTGCCCAAAAATGAAGCAATTAATTCACAATAGGTAATTTATTAATTTTACTATACTTATTTGCTTTTAATTTTCAGCTTTTCTAAACTGAAAGCGGTGAAACAAAAAAAAGAAAGCAGGCCAGTTTTTCGAGGACATGACCTGCTTTCGGTAACATAACGAGGTAACAAAATGACTAATTCAGAATCTAATCACAACAAACGATTCAAGTTTGAAGCCCAGCAAATCCGGGTGGAAGAAGAAACGAAAATGAGATCGAAAGCTCTTCGATCAGTCGTCAACCAGACAAACCGAAAGCTTCAGAAAGAACGGTCCGGCAGCAACGGGCATAACTCCTCAAACCTAGCCCCAGCGTAATGAAGTCAGACAAAGTGTCCCACAAGGTAATACAATCATTAAAGCTGCAGGGCAAGTCCTACCCGGTGTACGACATGCACGGCAGTATTGTCGATGAAGTTCGTGGTACCAGGGTAAAAGGCCTTGAGCTGATTGCCGTGAAAGACTGTGAGAGGCTTGGCATTAAAAAAAGCGTGATCAAACACCTGATGAAGGAAGGTAAGCTCCGGCGCTTTCACCCGAACGGAAATGAGAAGACAGATTCACGGCCCACAACGGTCTACTTCGATATCGACGAGTTTTTAGGGTTAGCCGAGTTTTAACCCCACTGCCTAAATTTTCCACACCCTTATTAACAATTAAACCAAAACAATTATGGAAACAGAAAAACCTATCGACATCGACAAAGCCGCCAAAGCGCTCGAGACTCTTGGTGCAGAGCTAAAGAAAGCCATCAAAAAACATGGTTATGATGATGTGGCCGGAGCCTTTAGGCTGCGATACCCTTTCAAGCTTCATCATCTGGAAGAGTTCGAAATCATAGACACCATCTTTGCCATCACAAAGCCAGCTATTGATACACACCGGTTGAATCTTTCCGGCGCGATGTATCACATGAACTCAGAGGCCTTAATTGAATTAATGGAGCTCGGGGAATGTGCGAAGCATCTACAAATAGATCTGCCGAAACAAACCCTTGAAAACGACGCCCTAAGAGCCCTGATCATTGAATGTGAAGGCATTGGCGGCCATGCCAGGGTACAACTATTGGAGTGCATGAGTGAGTATGAATTTGAAATCAAAAAATTAACCCAAACACTAAATACCAGCAATCATGGATAAAATTAAACTAAACCCAGAAATCAAGAAAAAAGCAGATGAGCTATTTGAGCTCATAGAAAAAGAAGTAAATGAAAAGCATGAAGATGATGTAGCTAAAGCAATGGCCCAGGAATGGGGTGACTATCTCAAGACCTCCAAAGGCTTTGATATATTAAAATACGGTGAAGAACTAACCATTACAGAGAGCGAACGCGCCATTTATGGCCTTGAAGATAGCTTTTATCGAATGGATGATGAAACCGCCGCCCTATTGTCAGATGTCGCTCTTCAGGGTTTGAGAGTTACTGAGTATTGGAACAAAATCAGAAAGAACGAGAAGGATCCAGATGATATACACCGTATGGAATCATGGATATACATGTTGAAAGAAACCGCTCAAGAGATCGACAAAGGTATATCTACGCTTTGGAAATTCCGGGCAAAAGGCTATCGAAGGGAAGTTGAAGAGCTTAAAAAAGCTGTTTGACCCAATTCAACCCCGGCGCCGGTATGGTGTCGGGGTTTTCTTTTTCTTCAAGTATTTCTAGTAAACAAAAGGAAAATTCATTCTCAGTCCGGCCGTAACCTTCCTTAAGGTATTATAACCAAGAAATACATTCACAGATTCTGAAAGATTATATCCAACGCTCGCCCCAATTCCTGCAACAAGACTAGCTTGATCAATCATGTGGTAGCCTCCACCATTAAATCTACCATCTAAGTAATTGGTATATTCATTTAATGAACCCAAAGATATTTCACCATTGATAGTTAGTTCACTTATTACGTTATGCCCATAACCAAAGTCTAAGGTCCAAAAATACTCACCTGTACCATCAACTGTTCTTCCATAATTAGACTTTTGCTCGCTAACAAGTTTACCTCTGGTATCCGAAAACTGATAACTAAAACCTAAATGAAAAGAGTTGCTGTTTTCAAGGTAAAATAGATCAACAAACATGGATGAAGAGGTTCCAAAACCTGCCCCAACCCCAAAGCTTTGGGCTTTCACCAAATTATTTGAAGTAACGATGGCAATGCATAGAGATACCCAGAAAATAATTTTATTCATTTTGCACTCCGATTTATTTGCCTCTAAATAACTCATTTCATTCAAATATTCAATAATATTTGACATGCAAACCGGCGCCGGGTTGAGGCTATCCAATCAAATGAGACCAAGTTTACTCAAGACTAGTCAAGATAATCGATCACTAGAATGCTGTGAAGGGCCTTTATTTCTTGAGTAAATGAAGCTTTAAACCTGAGGGTCTATCCAACTGAAAAACTCTTTAACCGCTTCCCAGGCTTTCCGCTTTTTCGTCAAAACTAAGGGGGTGGGGTGTTATAAAGTTCTTCTTTCTGGGCTTTCAGTTCTTCGATCTGCTCGTTGAGTGCTTCAATCTGTTGGTTTATCCTTCTTTCCATGGATCGTATTCTGTTAAAATCCTTTCCCTCCATAAGTCCCCAAAACATTATAGAGGCTACATTTAAAACGGAAAGCACACCTTCAGCATCCATGGTTAATTGCCGAGCGCCTTCAAAATCTCCAATTACCGGGATTTTATTTTCTTTCAGAAAGATATTCTTCAGATTGTGATCGCCTTTCAAGATTCCCTGCCCCCATAAGTATGCAAACCCTTCACAAATTTGTTGATGACATTGATATTTTTCCTCGATAGTCCACTTATCCAAGTCAGCCTCTCTCATGTCTCCACATTCGCAATATTCAGTTATCAGGTAAGGTGTTTCATGTTCCAAGTCATAATCCAGGAGCTTTACTATATTGGGATGATCTAATCCTTTAAGGGTGTGTACTTCATTAAAGAATTGTCTCTCTTTCCAATCCGGCCAATCCGGGCTGCTTTTCTGGAATTTTATGAACCCCACTATATCAGGATCCTCTATATTTTGGACTATCGTATAAGGCCGCCCTTCGACATGCCTCCATCTCCCATACTTCTGTACCATCGGTCTGTGTGTTGGTTAAATGTTCTTAGTTAAAAGTTCTTCTTTTTGGCGGCGCCTTCCATTGCTCCGAAAAACAGAATTTTCAAATAAAGATATTTTCTTCTCTACGAGACTTAATCCTTGTCTCATGTCATCAATGGATTCCATTATCATTGGGCATTCAAAATCTACCAATCGAACCTCTAGTTTTTGGTTTGACAAAAATTGAACGTCGATAGGACAGATTCCTTTACTCAAACAGTGTGTTATACCTTCACAAATATTTAATATTGCATCGGTTATTTCTGAAACATTAAAATTGTGAGGTCGGTAAAGATGCATTTGTAGACTATCTTCGAAAAACTCTGTCACCAAATAAGGCTCTTCTGCTTCTAAATCGTAATCTAAGAGTGTTACAATGTTAGCATGATCGTGAACTAATTTTAATGCCAGAACCTCCTTAGCAATATTTCGTCCTATTTTTATAACCCCTTTCTGATCATCGGATGAGGCTAAATAGCACCTGTCCTCTTTCAGGGTTTCTTCAACTTTCCATTTTCCATACTGTTCTTTCATGTCTTCTCTTTAATAATTAAGGTTTACTACAAACATCGCCCATTGTTGTTTTGAGCGATATCTAAGTCTGATGATCTTTAGGTTTAATATTTAGATTCCATTATTTATTAACAGGTTTTTCTCCTTGTCCATTAAATACATTTGTTTTTCGCTCGACTTTACATAATAAAGAATTATAGGTCACTGAAATGTGGCCTCATTACCTTTAAAATGAGTTAGTCCCGGCCGTTATCCGGAATGAAAAACAGCACCCTTTCATCTCCGGGATCCCTCTCAATAACAGGGCAATTCCCAGGCTGGTAGATGATCACCTGATTAAAGCCTCGCTTTCTGTTTCTTAACTCCTGCTCAGCTTTCGCTTTCAGTGCCAAGTACTGTAAGGGGGTGTTCTCCATCTGAAATCCTCTTTAGTTGGTTGTCTGTGAGTTCGGCCATGTTTATTGATTTAATAAGCCCACTCACATCATGTTCACGCTTATTAGTAAATGCGCCGCCAACTTCTTTGGCAGCTTGTTCCAGGCATTCATTGATGCCCTTGTAATTTTTTATTCGCTCAAAGTTATCCAGATTCTCTTGCAGCTTTTTAAGCCTGTATACTTTCTGGGAAATAGGAATATCTGTTATTTCCTCAAGGAACCGGCGCCGGGTTTCATCGAATAGATCCTTCCATTTTTGAGCTAACTGATCAGAGCCCTGAAGAGATTTGGGGTTATAGTAGGTAAGCTGGGATAGACTCACCTCAACCCCAAATCTTTCTTGAACCACCTCTTGTACTTTTACAGGGGGTTCATAGCAGGCTAAGCTCATTACGATAAATGATTTATGCTTCTCGTTTAGTGTTGCCATTATTCTGGGTTTTGCTCAAGATAATTCAAGATTTTAGGCTTCCTGAAGTTGTTCGCGCTCTTTAGCTACCCGCTCAACCTCGGCTTCTCTTTCAGCAATATTATGAGCACGTATAGCCAGGTCAACAAGGTCAGCCGGTGTCTTTGCATCAATTCCATGCCCGGACCCTGATAGTGTCACTTCCCGGTAGTGATGAGGTGATAAAAATATCTCTGTCCTCGCCGCATCTGTTGATCCCGCCTTTTCATCTATCCTTTGCAGTAATTCGCGCCGGGCCTCTTCATGTTCCGGAGTATCATCCCGGAGTGAAACTGTTCGGAAACTTGGCTCAATCTTAGTAATGGTCTGTATAAACTTCTCTGCTGCCTTCTTCCACTCAACACGCTTCTTTGAAATACTCACCAGCTTATCAAACAGCTCACTATCCAACTCCTTGAGCATCATTAGAAATTCATCCTTGGCCTCCTCTGCCCTGCGAGCCAATGCGACGCATTCTCCTTCATATGAAGACATGGCTTCTTCCTTTTGAGCGGTCTCAAGCTCAATTTGCAGAGCATCCAGTTTTTCGCGCTTCTCCTCAATCACTTCTTTGATGATTTCCCTGGAAGAGGTGAGTTTCTGGATCTTTTCCTGGCCTTCATCGGAGATCAAAGCTTTGTGGTTCTTCTTTATCTCAAAAAGCTCTTGCTCCAATTTGCTGTTTCGCTCTTCCAGTTCTGAAATTTCCTTTTCAGTCCGGGTAATATTCTTTGCTATCTGTTCTGAGTTCATGATTCTTTTGGTTTTGATTGGTTATGATTTCGTTCAATAAGTTCTTGAACCTTGGCTTTGGCTTCAGGCGTGGTTTCATCCTCCTCATGATGGTCCACATCCCGGGCCTCGGCTTCTTCTAATATTCGCTTTCGTAGTTGTGCGTTTTTTTCTTCTGCAGTCATGGTTAGTTTGTTTTTGGATTAAAAAGCCTTCCCCCTGAGTTCTCTTCTAAGTTCATTTCCTATTCTGCGCGTGAGTTCGTCGATGGCCTCATCGGAAACACTTGCACCCGGACTTTCCACCTGCACACCTATGTTAAAGCTTTGATGCGGCCTGTCATCTCCACCGGCAAGGCGGGTTATGCTCACGTTTCCAGATCCGGACGAGCTGCCTTCAGGGTATACCAGGGACATCATTTCGTCCCAGTTTTCAACACGCACTGGAAGAGGGAGTTCTATGTTTAATCCTCCAATGCCGTTAGAGCCCACGCTTCCAAGGTTCATCCGGTCACCTCCCGCCATTTCTACCATCCTCCACACAGCCTCACCGATCCATTCGAGTAGTACAATCACCTCATTGGCCTGAACGTCTGTGATAGTCCGGTTGAACTGAACTGAGCGGGAAAACCCCTGCTCGGCGCCGGATTCGGTTGATGGGTCATGACTTGAAATGGTTTCCAGCCAGGATGTGAAATCGTCGTAGCTCCATCCGCTTGGAATCAGATCCTCCCAATTTTCCCATATCATCTGGATGATTGCCTCACGCTCGGCCTGAGTGGTTTCCGGGTCGTTAAGTTCCTGCATCCATTCGGCTAGTGTTTTACCGCCTACGCTCTGAGAGAGGTCAAGTCCTGCCGCCTCAACCTGCTGAATAAAAAGATCGAACGCCTCTTGGGTGCTTTTGGCCCCGAATTTGATGGCATCCTCATACACTTGCTGGGCGCCCTCTATAGATTCGCCGTACTGCCGGAACGAGTCTTCAATAAGGCTCCAAGCTTCACCAAGTCCTTCTTGCATCAGCTGGGCTACGGCCTGACTATGCGACATACCCTGATCACGGTAGTTTTGGTACATATCCTCAAACTGTCCAAATACTTCAGGGAACAACTCTGCAAGTTCTGCAAGGTTCGTGAGGAAAGTTTCTTCACCAGCGTACCCAAAAGGCTCTCCGCCCCTGTCTTTATCCCCAGTAAAAAACCCTTCAAAAAGAGTCTCACCACGTTCAATTTCCTCTTGTGTCACGTCACCACCGACTACACCCTGATCAAGGTATGCGTTTGTTTGTTTGATGACTGCGCGCCGGAGACTGTTTAATGAAACGCGAAGATCCTGCATTTCTTCCATTTGACGGAGACGCTCTTCGTTATCCTGGCTGTTTTGCCCGATGAATCCCGATAGCATAGTTACAACCCCGGCAGCAACACCAATGGCACCAATAGCCCCGGAAAGGCCGGTTCCTCCTAACCCCATAAAACCCGATCCATCCAGCTTATTGATGGCTTCAAGGTTTCTAAGTAGATCAATCGAGCCACGAAGCACATTCTTTAGGTTTTCGTCAACGTCCCCGAAGGCATCTGCGAGAGAAAGAACGCTATTTAAGGATTCGGCAATGTCCCCCAAACTGGCTTTAGCTTTGTCGCCTTCTTTTTCGGTTTTCTTGAGGTTCTTG from Gracilimonas sp. harbors:
- a CDS encoding protein kinase; protein product: MVQKYGRWRHVEGRPYTIVQNIEDPDIVGFIKFQKSSPDWPDWKERQFFNEVHTLKGLDHPNIVKLLDYDLEHETPYLITEYCECGDMREADLDKWTIEEKYQCHQQICEGFAYLWGQGILKGDHNLKNIFLKENKIPVIGDFEGARQLTMDAEGVLSVLNVASIMFWGLMEGKDFNRIRSMERRINQQIEALNEQIEELKAQKEELYNTPPP
- a CDS encoding protein kinase — protein: MKEQYGKWKVEETLKEDRCYLASSDDQKGVIKIGRNIAKEVLALKLVHDHANIVTLLDYDLEAEEPYLVTEFFEDSLQMHLYRPHNFNVSEITDAILNICEGITHCLSKGICPIDVQFLSNQKLEVRLVDFECPMIMESIDDMRQGLSLVEKKISLFENSVFRSNGRRRQKEELLTKNI
- a CDS encoding DUF2280 domain-containing protein, giving the protein MATLNEKHKSFIVMSLACYEPPVKVQEVVQERFGVEVSLSQLTYYNPKSLQGSDQLAQKWKDLFDETRRRFLEEITDIPISQKVYRLKKLQENLDNFERIKNYKGINECLEQAAKEVGGAFTNKREHDVSGLIKSINMAELTDNQLKRISDGEHPLTVLGTESES